A single window of Ictalurus furcatus strain D&B chromosome 3, Billie_1.0, whole genome shotgun sequence DNA harbors:
- the si:dkey-187a12.4 gene encoding uncharacterized protein si:dkey-187a12.4 produces MEGSNGNSSNWAVDRRVEGLVNKHMADMALDTLQQRLSAVSQEMNHLSAEISRREDSKRLEDLARRTDPHFIAGSLPESYNEELVEEKKLMTNTSTSSSSSSAETAAQKKIISLLLEIKEEQQRQWTVLKDLQAMIQGHMCEEDVETLDIDLPLQTMEQLDETERYLENDEAQKRMVSHLSRMGGATVDDAVRRLMHAVLSFTVGSELNWVGRGQKRSFKNTRLQGVLFRALKKTPVGKEATHHQFADVVKKWLRFAPFRQGGTGRKQHYKPPVKYLCPKYHTDTEG; encoded by the exons ATGGAAGGCAGTAATGGTAACAGCTCGAACTGGGCGGTGGATCGGCGGGTGGAGGGACTGGTGAACAAACACATGGCAGACATGGCACTGGATACACTTCAGCAGAGACTCTCTGCTGTGTCCCAGGAAATGAACCATCTGTCTGCTGAAATATCCAGACGAGAAGACTCGAAACGTTTGGAGGATTTAGCGCGGCGGACTGACCCACACTTCATCGCAGGTTCCCTGCCGGAGTCTTATAACGAAGAGctagtggaggaaaaaaagttgATGACCAACACATCCAcatcctcctcgtcctcctcagCAG aaactgcagctcaaaaaaaaatcatatcactcctgctggaaataaaagaagAACAACAGAGGCAGTGGACTGTGCTGAAAGACCTGCAAGCAATGATTCAAGGACACATGTGTGAGGAGGATGTTGAAACTCTGGATATAGATCTACCACTACAGACAATGGAACAGCTTGATGAAACTGAGAGATATTTGGAGAACGATGAAGCGCAGAAGAGAATG GTGTCTCACTTGTCTCGGATGGGTGGTGCAACAGTGGATGATGCAGTTAGACGCCTGATGCACGCAGTCTTGTCTTTCACTGTCGGTTCTGAGCTGAACTGGGTTGGTCGAGGACAAAAAAGGAGCTTCAAAAATACCAGACTGCAAGGAGTTTTGTTCC GTGCATTAAAGAAGACCCCTGTAGGAAAAGAGGCCACACACCATCAGTTTGCAGATGTAGTAAAGAAATGGCTGCGATTTGCTCCGTTCAGACAAGGAGGCACTGGTCGGAAACAGCATTACAAACCTCCTGTAAAATACCTGTGCCCCAAGTATCATACTGATACTGAAGGGTGA